In Capsicum annuum cultivar UCD-10X-F1 chromosome 7, UCD10Xv1.1, whole genome shotgun sequence, one genomic interval encodes:
- the LOC107878666 gene encoding pentatricopeptide repeat-containing protein At4g21705, mitochondrial, translated as MFNYFILFYFSISMLSTLNNCHCSITPQSSKPINSSMNFAILNKSIISYNFLQRVFAIRVYCSNSKRNNLFSRISPVRKADLVFPVLDQWVDEGRKVNSFELQRIIRDLRSRKRFSQALQVSEWMSVRGLCLFKSGDCAVHLDLIGVVHGWEAAECYFNNLTDEQKNDKTFGALFNCYIREGLVEKSLAHFQKMKELGFAYSTLVYNNLMCLYRNTGQLERVSDVLAEMKENGVTPNNFSYRVCINCCGEKADLSGMEKLLEEMESQPFVSVDWITYSMMANVYIKAKFKEKALIFLKKLEDKLHKDAIGYNHLISHYGNLGNKEEMLRLWGVHKVVCKKQINRDYITILGSLVKLDDLEAAETVLKEWESSCRTYDFKVPNILLIGYCEKGLVDKAETMLQDIVKKGKTPIPNSWAIIAAGYLNIDKMEKAFECMKEAIAVREQNPGWRPKPHLVSSISKWLSDQQDVRELEAFRSSLKTIVTGNKDVHDTSGNTEAIGIGEENENEKILIYEQSK; from the exons ATGTTCAACTActtcattttgttttatttttcaatttcaatgtTGAGTACCTTAAACAATTGTCATTGTTCAATAACACCACAATCCTCAAAGCCAATAAACTCATCAATGAACTTTGCAATTttgaataaatcaataatttCTTACAATTTTCTTCAAAGGGTTTTCGCAATTCGTGTTTATTGTTCAAATTCAAAGAGGAATAATTTGTTTTCCAGAATTAGCCCTGTGAGAAAAGCGGATCTTGTATTTCCTGTTTTGGATCAATGGGTTGATGAGGGTAGAAAGGTCAATAGCTTTGAACTTCAGCGGATTATTCGTGATCTTCGTAGCCGTAAACGGTTTTCTCAGGCTCTCCAG gtttCAGAGTGGATGAGTGTCAGAGGTCTCTGCCTTTTTAAGTCAGGAGACTGTGCTGTGCATTTGGATCTTATTGGTGTTGTGCATGGTTGGGAAGCTGCAGAGTGCTACTTTAATAACCTTACCGATGAGCAAAAGAATGATAAAACTTTTGGTGCTCTCTTCAACTGTTATATTAGAGAAGGCCTAGTTGAGAAGTCCCTAGCCCATTTTCAGAAAATGAAGGAACTTGGCTTTGCTTACAGCACTCTTGTTTACAACAATCTCATGTGCCTTTACAGAAATACTGGCCAACTCGAGCGAGTCTCTGATGTGTTGGCGGAGATGAAGGAAAACGGTGTCACTCCTAATAACTTCAGTTATCGGGTCTGCATCAATTGCTGTGGAGAAAAAGCTGATTTAAGTGGTATGGAGAAGCTTCTTGAAGAAATGGAAAGTCAGCCTTTCGTATCAGTGGACTGGATTACCTATTCCATGATGGCTAATGTTTACATAAAAGCCAAGTTCAAGGAAAAGGctcttattttcttgaaaaagcTAGAAGATAAACTACATAAAGATGCAATAGGTTACAATCACTTGATCTCCCACTATGGAAATCTAGGGAATAAGGAAGAGATGTTGCGATTGTGGGGTGTACATAAGGTCGTGTGTAAAAAGCAAATTAACAGGGACTACATCACCATTCTAGGTTCCTTGGTGAAGCTTGATGATCTAGAGGCAGCTGAGACCGTGCTAAAGGAGTGGGAGTCTTCATGCCGCACCTACGATTTCAAAGTGCCAAATATCCTTCTAATTGGATATTGCGAGAAGGGCTTAGTTGATAAAGCCGAAACCATGCTGCAAGATATTGTCAAGAAAGGTAAGACACCAATCCCAAATAGTTGGGCCATCATCGCTGCAGGGTACTTGAAtattgataagatggaaaagGCTTTTGAATGCATGAAAGAAGCTATAGCTGTACGAGAACAAAATCCAGGATGGAGACCAAAACCCCATCTGGTGTCGAGCATAAGTAAATGGCTCAGTGACCAACAAGACGTTAGAGAACTAGAGGCTTTCCGTAGCTCATTAAAGACTATAGTTACTGGAAATAAAGATGTGCATGACACCTCTGGAAACACAGAAGCCATTGGAATAGGAGAAGAGAATGAAAACGAGAAAATTCTTATCTATGAGCAGAGCAAGTAA